The sequence ACTTTTGCCGGCAGAAGTTTTGTTGATTGGCAAATTGAAATAGTCTGTTTTAAAGGTGAGAATAGGAATGAAAGATAAAGTAGAAAGGGAAAAATTGAGGCTTGATAGTTGATGTTTGAGGACTGGTAGTTGATGTTTGAAGGTTGAGAATTGGAGGTTGAATAGGGAATTAAACTGTAAAGTTTCCGTAGAAGGAATTTGTTTGAAGGCATACATTAGCAGAATCTTAACCATAAGTTGAGGGGAGTTATGGCTTTAAAGGATTTAGAGTTACCTTTTTGTATGAATACCTCAGAGAATGATTTAGTAAAGGAATTCTTTATTCCCTTATTAAAAAACTCTATCGAATATAAGAGGGGAGTGGGTTTTTTCTCTTCTGGATGGTTTAAAGTGGTGTCAGAGGGAATAATCAATCTTGTTCTAAATGGTGGAAGAATTAGACTTATAACAAGTCCTATTCTTTCAAAAGAAGACTATGAAGCCTTAATAAAGGGAACACAAGCAGCACGGGATAGAAAGCTTTATGAAGCTATTTTGTTTTCCATAAAAGATTTAAAAGAATCTCTTGAAGAAGATACTTTATCAGCTATTGCTTGGATGATTGCAGACGGAATAATGGAGATAAAGTTGGCAGTTCCAAGAAATAATTTAACAGGAGATTTTCATGATAAATTCGGTATTTTCATCGACAGCGAAGGAAACAAAGTAGCTTTTTCCGGTTCACCAAATGAAAGTATACAAGGTATGCATAATTACGAATCTATAAAAATTTTCCCTTCATGGAGAGATCTTACATCAAAAGAAATTGCTGAAGCTGAGGATTGTAGATTTGAATTACTATGGAACGATAAAGATCCAAATTTAAAAGTTTTTTCAATCCCAGAGGCAGCAAGAAAGGAGATTCTTAAGTTAAGGACAAAAAAAAGACCTTACAAAAAAGAAGTAATCTTAAGTGCATTTAAAGAAAATAACTTACCTGTTCTAAGAAATTATCAAAAAGAAGCGGTTAGTAAGTGGGTTAGTAATAACTTTCAAGGCATATTTGAGATGGCAACAGGAACGGGAAAAACTTTTACTTCCTTGTTTGCAATAAATGAATTTATTAAACATTCAAAGCGAAACTTAATAGTAATTATAGTTCCTTTTGTTCACTTAATAGATCAGTGGGAGAAAAACGTTAAGTTACTGTTTAAAGATCCTATTAAATGCTGCGGTTCGAAAAACAAATGGTTATCAGTGTTGAGAGACAAAATTTTGATACAAAATAAGGGGGATATAGAAAACTTAGTCGTTATTTCTACCATACAAACAGCTATTAAAGATTACTTTCTTGAGGTTATTCGTAAAGCTTCTGGTAATAGTCTAATCGTTATTGATGAAGTTCACTATGCTGGTGCACCTGAATTTTCAAAAATACTTGATCCATTCTTTAAAGCTCGTATCGGCTTGTCTGCTACTCCGGTTAGAATGTGGGATGAAATTGGAACTGAGAAATTGGAGGAATATTTTGGTGGTGTTGTTTATCGCTTTCCTTTAGGAAGGGCTATTCAGGAAGGTTTTCTAACTCCTTACGAGTATCATCCTATTTTAGTTGAACTTACAGAGGAAGAGTTTGAAGAATATCAACTGTATTCAGAAAAAATAGCCAAGTTGCTTGCCCGCGAAAGTTTATCTGAAGAAGAAAAGAGTAAGAGGTTAGAACATATTCTCATTAGTAGAGCTAATCTTTTAAATAGGGCAAAAAATAAGTTAAAGGCTTTAGAGAAATTAATAGTTCAGAATAGACTCATTAAATACAGTATTTTTTATTGTGATCCTTTACAAATTGAAGAAGTTTCTAGTATACTTAGAAAATATAATATAGTTATTTCTAAATTTACAGCTAAAGAAACAAAAGAACAGCTAAAGAAACAAAAGAAGAAAGAAAGCTAATCTTAAGTAAATTTGAGGCAGGAGAAATAGAAGCTTTGGTTGCAATGAAGTGTTTAGATGAGGGAGTGGATGTTCCTGCTACACAATATGCATATTTCCTGTCTAGTAGCACGAACTCACGACAGTTTATTCAACGAAGGGGAAGAATCTTACGCAAATTTAAGGGAAAAGAAAAAGCAGTAATATTTGATTTTATCACCGTTCCTCCTAAAGACCGCGAAATTTCACCAGTTACCCGTAAAATCTTATCTAGAGAGTTCAAGAGATTTAGAGAATTTGCTTCATATGCAGTTAATAAGTATAGGGCTAAAAAGGAAATACTTGATGTTGCAAAGAGATATCACCTTTTAGATGAGGTTTAAAATGAACTTTGAAAGAATAAAAAAAGAAATAGAGACAAAAGATTTAATTGTGATAAAGGCTTTGCTTGAAATTTTAGAGGTTGAAGAAAAAAAGATAGGGCTACAGAGACCCAAAGGAATAAAAGACGATATAAGAAAAATTTTTGATCGCTGGGGAAAGGAATATGATCCTGAAGAAAGTTAAGGTTAAGAACTTCAGACAATATTATGGTGAACAAGAACTAGAGTTCTCTACGGATCCAGAAAAGAATATTACCTTAATCTATGGAAAAAATGGTGCAGGAAAAACTTCTCTTTTTATGGGTATAAACTAGGTTCTCTATGGTTCGTCAGAGGTAAAAATAGAAGGTAAAAAAGTTAATAAGAAGGCAATAGATGAAGCAAAAGAAAAGGGTGAAGAGTTTGTAGAATCAGAAGTTGTTCTTACTTTTTCTCATGAAGGGATTGATTATCAAATAAAGCGAAAAGTGGTGTACGATGTAAAAGAGGATATTGAACATCCGGAAGAAGTGCAGATGGAGAAGATTTTTCCAAAAGTTGATGAAATATCAAATTCGTTGATAGCCTTAAATCCTATATTACCCCCAAATGTTCGAAGTTACTTTTTCTTTGACGGGGAAAAGATAGATGAATTTTCTAAACCTGATCACGACAAGGAAGTAAAGGAAGCTGTATACAAGGTTCTTGGTATTACTTTGATAGAACGGGCGATATCTCATGTAAGAGATATTTTAAGAGAATATAACAAGGAACTGGCAAAAAAATCCTCGGGTAGATTGAGGGAGTTAAGAGAAAAATACAATGATGTTTTACAAGAAAAAGAAAATTTAGAAAACGAATTGAAGGAAGCAAAAGAAGAAAGGGAAGCACTGGAAGCTAACATAAGGGAGGTGAAGAGTAGGCTTAGGGAAATAGAAGAAATCCAACACTTGATAGAAAGGAGAGATGCTTTAGAAAGTAAATTAACAAGTATGGAGTTGGAACTTTCCAAAATCTATTCAAAACTTAGGAAAGTAATCAATAAAAGTTTCCTTTTAATAGGTAGTATTTCTATAGAAGAGGCTTATGAAATACTAAGTAAGGAAATAAAAAATTCTGCTGATATTCCTAAGAAGTTTTTATCAAAGTTAATAGAGAAAATCTTAGAAGAAAAGGAATGTATATGTGGTTCAGCATTAACTCCGGAAATGAGAAGAAAACTTATAATGAAAAAAGCGGAAATTGCCCAAATGGCGAAAAGTGATAAGACAGAAGAAATAGTAAGTTCCATTATTGCAGAAATTTCAGGATTGAAGAGTAAAAAGGAAACTATACATAGTGAATTAATTTCTCTTTTTAGTGAGAAAATGAGATTAATGGATAAGATTCAGAAAACCTATGAGGCTTTAGATGAAGTGGATCAGCAGTTAAGTAAAAATGAGTTGGAAGATGTAAGAAAACTTCAAGGTTTACTTGAAGAATATACAAAAGATTTGGGAAGATATACTCAAAAGATAGAAAGCATAGAGGAAAAAATAAAGGAAAAAAATGAAGAAATATTGTTCCTACAGAAGGAGATTAGTAAGGAAGAAAAGAAAGAGAGAGAAACTAATGAATTAACTAGGAAGAAGAATCTAGCGCAGGCAGTTTTACATCAACTGGAGACTCTCTATGAAAAGTTGTCTTTCAACTTAAGAAAAGAGATAGAAAGTGAAGCTACAAAGATATTTAAGAAGTTGATTAGGAAAAAGGAATTCTTTAAACGTATAGAACTTTCTGAAGACTATCTCCTTAAGCTTATAGATGCCTTTGAAGATAGAGAATCTAAAAGAGAACTTTCTGCTGGAGAAAGACAAGTATTAAGTTTAGCTTTCATATTAGCATTGGCAAAAGTATCAAAGAAAGAAGCTCCTGTAGTTATGGATACTCCTTTTGGTAGATTGGATCCAGAGCATAGAAGTAATATTCTTCAAGAGATTCCCTATTTAACACGTCAGCTTGTTCTTTTTGTAACTCCTTCAGAAATGACAGAGTCTCTTAAATTGCTTATACAAGATAAAGTAGGAAAGGAGTATGAACTTGATTTTAATGAACAGGAAAAATATACAAAAATTGTTCCTTTAGAGAGGTAGATTTATGATTTTGGAAATTTCTTTAAGGGACAAAATTTATATAGATGAAGACACACATGATATATACAAGAGGCTTAAGGAGGATTTAAAACTCTTTGATACTATGAAAGAACTATTCTTAGTAGCGGCAGCTGTAGGATATTATAACAATAAAAGAGTACCTTTAAAAAGGAGAAAAGATATTTTCTCTAAAAGTATTTTCGATAAGGAAACTGATATTCCATTTATTTATGTATTAGCATTAGCGGGAGAAAAAAGTAAAGAAGTTTTTCAAAAAGATGTTTTAAGTGTAGTTGAAGAATATGCTAACGGTGGAATTAGAATTTTGGCTGAAAAATTTGAAAATGTGAGAAAAATGGAAGAAGCTATAGACGAATTTAGTGCTTATTTAGTGGAGAAGTTTGGGTAGATATTTGTTCGGAGGAGCGGAAGTGGGAGTAGAATATAAAAAGTATGAGTTAGAGAAATTCTTTGATCTTATAGATAGTGGAAAGATAGTTCTTCCAGAATTTCAAAGAGGATATGTATGGTCAATAGGAAAACAAAAAAGATTTCTTGCTAGTATTTTAGTAGGATTGCCAGTTGGAAGTACTCTTCATATTGAAGGTTCAGCTGGTGACTTTGTTGCAAGAGCTATTTGTGAACGACGAGAAGTGAACCCGAAAGAAGAATGTGAATATCTTTTAGATGGTCAGCAGAGGATTTCTACTCTTTATAATATTTTTCAAGATATTTATGAAAAAGAAGAAACAAGGGATTGGAAAAAAGTCTTAAATTCTCTCTTTGATAAGCTTAGATATAGATGGTTTATTAAATTATCAAAGGAAGATGATATCTTTGGACTTAAAACATTAAAATTTGATCCAAGTAAGCTTCTTACTCTTGAACCTAGAAGAGTGGAAGAGTATATAGAGGTGAAGAAAATAGAAGATATAAAGGAAGAAAAAATACAGAAAAAAAATGCTTGGTACCATCCTGCATTTATTCCTATAAAAGATGGACGAAAACTTACAGGTCGGTTATCTGAATTGGAAAAGGCAAGATTGGCTGCAGAGGAATATTTAGTACCTTTGTTTGAAATTAGAAAGAAAGAGTTAGGATTGCATAGGCAAGTTCTTAAGCAAATTGCTAAAAGAAGAGTAGAAGAATTACAAGCAGAAGTAGCTGATGGAAAACTTAAGTTGAGAGATATATTGTCAGATATTCATCCAGATATAGATAACTTGGACGAAAGAACTATTAATGAAGTATGGACAGAGTTGCAAATTAGTTGGGTAGAGGATGTTTCAAGATATCTAGAAGGATTACTAAAAAGAGAAATTCCTGTTGTACTTTTACACAAAAATGAAATAGGTAGAGCTGCTGTTATTTTTGAGGAATTTAATACTGGAGGAACTAAGTTAGAAGATTTCGATTTGTTTGTTGCTAAAGCAGCTAGAGTAGATTCAGAGAGGTCACTTGTAAGAAGGATAATGAATGTTCTAGATAGATCTTTTGATACTACTCATTTAGAAAATGAGGCTATAAATTGGAAAGCAAATTTATTTACTCCAACAAAAGAGTTAAGTAAGAAATTTAAAAAGATATTTTTGAATTCCTTATCGTTAATAGTATTTTCTCTGGAAAAAGGAGAAGAGCTTTCGAAAGAAATGACTCTTAGTGGTAAGATTCTTTCTTTACAACCTGAAGATGTAGTTAAATATACTGAGAGAGTAACAGAAGCTATTGTGAAAGCTTTTGCGTTTCTACAGTTGAAGTGTGGGCATGTTAATGAAAAATCTATTAGTTATGAATATATGATTTTACCAATAGTGTATGTGTTCTATTGTAAAGATGACATATGGTACGATAATAGCATTCTGAATAAGATAGGTGCTTGGTTTTGGGGATCTTTGTTTGCTGGTATGTATAAAGAAAGACAGGATGATCAGTTAATTAAAGATATAAAAATGCTTAAAGCTTGGTTAGTAGATGGAGAAGAAGATTCAGAAGAATTTAGGCGTTGGAAAACTGTTGTAACAGATAAAATATTTAATAGGGAAGGTTATTCAGACTGGGAGACACTGTTAAATAAAAATCCGGAAACAGAAGCACCTAAAGCTATTAAGAAAGCTATACTGAACTATATTCTTAGTAAGAAACCTGTAGATTTTTTACCGGATCAAGAGATTAATCTTACTGCGTATAAGTGTGCTAATGGTAATTTTAAGTTGGAAGAGCATCACATTATACCACTAGCAAGTGCAACTAAAATAGGAGAGTCTACAAAGAAGATAAGAAAAGAGAAAAAGCATATTTTGAATAGTCCCCTCAATCTTACATATATCTCTGATTCAGCAAATTTAAGAATCAGAGATAAAAGAATAGATGAGTACTTTAACGAGTTGGGACACTTTAAAATAGGTACCCACATTTTTCCAACGGATATAAGGAAGCCTCAGAATGACGAAGAAAGAAAAGAAATTCTTAAGAAACGTTTGGAACTTTTGAAACAGAGTGTGACCTCTGAAATCAATATGTTACTAAATTCCTAAAGTCTTCAAGCTTTTTAACCCTATTATAGAGGAGATCTGCTCCTCTATTTATATGTGCTCTGAAAAGCTCAAGTAGAAGTTTTTCATTTTGCAAATCAAAGCCATCTTTGTAAGCCCTTTGCTTAAAAAGACAAATCAAGATAGTGTCTAAATCACCAAGTAAAACATGCCTCATTAACTCTTGACCATCT is a genomic window of Desulfurobacteriaceae bacterium containing:
- the dndE gene encoding DNA sulfur modification protein DndE → MKFNRIILDKKVSQKLSILKGRTGLTPNILCRFGLVLSLKDPTLPDPNWYKQDGQELMRHVLLGDLDTILICLFKQRAYKDGFDLQNEKLLLELFRAHINRGADLLYNRVKKLEDFRNLVTY
- a CDS encoding DEAD/DEAH box helicase family protein, translating into MNTSENDLVKEFFIPLLKNSIEYKRGVGFFSSGWFKVVSEGIINLVLNGGRIRLITSPILSKEDYEALIKGTQAARDRKLYEAILFSIKDLKESLEEDTLSAIAWMIADGIMEIKLAVPRNNLTGDFHDKFGIFIDSEGNKVAFSGSPNESIQGMHNYESIKIFPSWRDLTSKEIAEAEDCRFELLWNDKDPNLKVFSIPEAARKEILKLRTKKRPYKKEVILSAFKENNLPVLRNYQKEAVSKWVSNNFQGIFEMATGTGKTFTSLFAINEFIKHSKRNLIVIIVPFVHLIDQWEKNVKLLFKDPIKCCGSKNKWLSVLRDKILIQNKGDIENLVVISTIQTAIKDYFLEVIRKASGNSLIVIDEVHYAGAPEFSKILDPFFKARIGLSATPVRMWDEIGTEKLEEYFGGVVYRFPLGRAIQEGFLTPYEYHPILVELTEEEFEEYQLYSEKIAKLLARESLSEEEKSKRLEHILISRANLLNRAKNKLKALEKLIVQNRLIKYSIFYCDPLQIEEVSSILRKYNIVISKFTAKETKEQLKKQKKKES
- a CDS encoding helicase-related protein, producing MVAMKCLDEGVDVPATQYAYFLSSSTNSRQFIQRRGRILRKFKGKEKAVIFDFITVPPKDREISPVTRKILSREFKRFREFASYAVNKYRAKKEILDVAKRYHLLDEV
- a CDS encoding DUF262 domain-containing protein, producing MGVEYKKYELEKFFDLIDSGKIVLPEFQRGYVWSIGKQKRFLASILVGLPVGSTLHIEGSAGDFVARAICERREVNPKEECEYLLDGQQRISTLYNIFQDIYEKEETRDWKKVLNSLFDKLRYRWFIKLSKEDDIFGLKTLKFDPSKLLTLEPRRVEEYIEVKKIEDIKEEKIQKKNAWYHPAFIPIKDGRKLTGRLSELEKARLAAEEYLVPLFEIRKKELGLHRQVLKQIAKRRVEELQAEVADGKLKLRDILSDIHPDIDNLDERTINEVWTELQISWVEDVSRYLEGLLKREIPVVLLHKNEIGRAAVIFEEFNTGGTKLEDFDLFVAKAARVDSERSLVRRIMNVLDRSFDTTHLENEAINWKANLFTPTKELSKKFKKIFLNSLSLIVFSLEKGEELSKEMTLSGKILSLQPEDVVKYTERVTEAIVKAFAFLQLKCGHVNEKSISYEYMILPIVYVFYCKDDIWYDNSILNKIGAWFWGSLFAGMYKERQDDQLIKDIKMLKAWLVDGEEDSEEFRRWKTVVTDKIFNREGYSDWETLLNKNPETEAPKAIKKAILNYILSKKPVDFLPDQEINLTAYKCANGNFKLEEHHIIPLASATKIGESTKKIRKEKKHILNSPLNLTYISDSANLRIRDKRIDEYFNELGHFKIGTHIFPTDIRKPQNDEERKEILKKRLELLKQSVTSEINMLLNS